TAAAGCTTGTATTCTCTGATATAAGGATAAAATCTCTTTAAAAAAACTTTCATTAAAAAATAATCCCATTTTGATTTTTATTTGGATTGTATCGCAAAGGAGATTTATCGGTATAATAAATCACTTCACCTTCTATCACTTGACTTCGCACACCTTCTGGTATTTTAAATTTCCGATCCAACCCAGGATCAATTGTTAAAATCCTTTCAAAAAAATACGAAAAAGCTGATGCCGGTGCAATTCCCCCAGATTCTCCACTACCCATTGCAGTATTGTCATCTTTGCCATACCAAACTACTGCTTCAATACTAGGTGAAAACCCACAAAACCAAGCATCAATATTTTCATTTGTTGTTCCTGTTTTACCAGCAAGCTCAATTCCATTAACCCTAGCTCGTTTCCCTGTTCCATTTTGCACCGCATCTCTTAACATATCTACCATCAAAAAACTTTGTTGTGGGGTGCTTAAATCGCTTGATTCTTCTTGAGAATAAGCAATATTTCCTTCATTATCAATAATTCGATCGATTAATCTAGGCTCAATTACTTTGCCATAATTAGAAAAAACCATAAAATTTCTTGCCATTTCCAAAGGAGATGAACCAAAACTTCCTAGTGAAATTGTCAAATCTTTTGGAACATTACTAAAACCATAATTCAAAATTTCTCTATAAATTTTATCAAATCCGACTTCCTCAACTAAATTAATAGTTGCAAGATTTAATGATCTTCTTAATGCCTCCTTTAAAGTAACATAACCATTGATATTAGGAGTATAGTTTTTAGGTTGCCATCTCTTATTTTTTCCTTCATTTCTATATTCATAAGTTCTTGTAATATCTGGAATTCTATAGTTTTGCCCTAACCCTGAATTTAAGGCACTAAGATATAAAAAAGGCTTGATACTACTGCCAATTTGCCTTTTGCTTTGTGTTGCTCGATTGAAATGGCTTTTTTGATAATCAACTCCACCAACTAATGCAAGAATCTTACCCGTCTTACTTTCAAGCACCACAAAAGCTCCATTAAGTTTTTCTTGCATTTTTTTATCATCTTTGTGCCGAGAGAGAATCTGCTCATATCCAAAAAGTAAAGATTCTTGTGCAATTTCCTGATAATCTAAATCAATATTGAGATAGATTTTATAACCCCCACTTTTTAAATTAGTAATATCTTTTAGCTGTCGCTGCACTTCATCAACCACATAGGGAGAAACATTTTGCGTTAAAGTATCATCATACACTTTGGGAGATTCTGCAATACCTTCATCTAATTGCTCTTTGCTAATCCAACCTAGCTCCTCCATTCTCTGTAAAACATTATTTGCTCTTGCTAAAGAAAAATCATAATTCTTTGTAGGATCATAAAAACTAGGCGCTCTAGGCAAAGACACAAGAATTGCAATTTCCTTTAGCGTTAATTCATTCATTTCTTTACGAAAATATCCTTGTGAAGCAGTCTTAATCCCATAAAATCCGTGCCCAAAATAAGTATGATTTAAATAGCGTTCTAAAATTTGTTCTTTGCTTAAAATTGTTTCTAATTGAAAAGCTAAAAGCACTTCTTTAAGTTTGCGCTCAATAGTCTTATCTCGAGTTAATGCAACATTTTTAATCAGTTGTTGAGTAATAGTGCTACCACCTTCTACATAACCCCCACTTTTAATATTTTTTAGCATTGCACGCATAATAGCATCTAAATTCACTCCGGGATGTTCGAAAAATAAAGTGTCTTCTATAGCTAAAAGTGCTTCAATAAGACGAGGAGGAATCTCCTCAAATTTAGCATAAAAACGAAATTCCTTGTCAAATAAATTTGCAATCAAGCGTCCTTTTCTATCAAAAATCTGCGTTGTAATAGGTGGATTATACTCCACAATCTTATCGGTGTCTTTATAGATTTCATAATAAAATTGTGAGACAAAAATAATGATGGCGATAAAAGCAATAATACAAAGAGTAAAAAAAATTCTCAAAAAAAATTTCATCAATATTCCAATTTAACTAAAAAATAAATATTCTTAGCAAGATTCTAGCATATATTTTTTTAAGAAAAGTTTGCATATTTTGAGCAGTAAAAATCCCATTTTATTTATCTTAGAGAGTTCTTACAATCTTATAACCCATCCTAGAGTGATTTTTAATTAAATCATAATAAGTTTTCCTGCGTAAATTATTAATATGCATACGCAAGGAATCCATTGTCATTTGTTGTCCTTTCCAAACTTTTTTGCGGAATTCATCATAAGTCACAGGAAAATTTTCTGCTTTGATTAACAATTCCAAAATTCGACATTCCCTTTCAGTTAGCTCAAAGATTGCATAACCCTTTACGATAGATTTATCCCTTTTGCGATAAAATACGCCTTGCCCTAAATCAATCATTTGTTCTTTACAAAGTTGTTTATTAATGGAAAGCAGCAAAACAAATAATTCCTCTAAATCTACCGCTTTTTTAATAAAATAGGCAGAATTTAACTCAACAATTCTAGAAATCTTTTCTTCATCACTATAAG
This portion of the Helicobacter canadensis MIT 98-5491 genome encodes:
- a CDS encoding transglycosylase domain-containing protein encodes the protein MKFFLRIFFTLCIIAFIAIIIFVSQFYYEIYKDTDKIVEYNPPITTQIFDRKGRLIANLFDKEFRFYAKFEEIPPRLIEALLAIEDTLFFEHPGVNLDAIMRAMLKNIKSGGYVEGGSTITQQLIKNVALTRDKTIERKLKEVLLAFQLETILSKEQILERYLNHTYFGHGFYGIKTASQGYFRKEMNELTLKEIAILVSLPRAPSFYDPTKNYDFSLARANNVLQRMEELGWISKEQLDEGIAESPKVYDDTLTQNVSPYVVDEVQRQLKDITNLKSGGYKIYLNIDLDYQEIAQESLLFGYEQILSRHKDDKKMQEKLNGAFVVLESKTGKILALVGGVDYQKSHFNRATQSKRQIGSSIKPFLYLSALNSGLGQNYRIPDITRTYEYRNEGKNKRWQPKNYTPNINGYVTLKEALRRSLNLATINLVEEVGFDKIYREILNYGFSNVPKDLTISLGSFGSSPLEMARNFMVFSNYGKVIEPRLIDRIIDNEGNIAYSQEESSDLSTPQQSFLMVDMLRDAVQNGTGKRARVNGIELAGKTGTTNENIDAWFCGFSPSIEAVVWYGKDDNTAMGSGESGGIAPASAFSYFFERILTIDPGLDRKFKIPEGVRSQVIEGEVIYYTDKSPLRYNPNKNQNGIIF
- a CDS encoding response regulator transcription factor; this encodes MSPDLLEPLGSLTILIVEDDVIALDLLKAPLERRCRKILTANNGEEALKLFKNNVVDIVITDINLEGKIDGITMVESMRKINSTFPVVFMTAYSDEEKISRIVELNSAYFIKKAVDLEELFVLLLSINKQLCKEQMIDLGQGVFYRKRDKSIVKGYAIFELTERECRILELLIKAENFPVTYDEFRKKVWKGQQMTMDSLRMHINNLRRKTYYDLIKNHSRMGYKIVRTL